ATGGCGCTGTTATGCAGGGAAAAGGCAAGCAATTTGTGGCCCATGATCGGCGCGTATTGATGGCATTTCCGGGCGGTGGTGGCTATGGCGATCCGAAAGATCGCCCGCGTGCTTTGGTGAAAAGAGATCTTGCGCGTGGCTATATTTCAGCGTCAAGTGCAGAAACGCTTTATGGCTTGAGCAAGGCGGATATCGCTGCTGTCAAAGCCTTGGTGCAGGAAGGCAAAGAGCCATGAACACGCTGCATCCACCCCAAAACGTAACCTATGATATTGTAATCGTAGGTGGGGCTATTATGGGCGCTTCCGCGGCATGGTTTTTGTCGGATGACGCCGATTTCACGGGTTCGGTTTTGGTAGTCGAAAAAGATACAAGCTATGAGTTTTCATCCACGATGAAGAGTAATTCTTGCATTCGTCAGCAATTTTCAAGCCCGCTCAACGTGCGTATTTCCCAATTCGGTGCAGATTTTATTCAAAACCTGCCCAGTTACATGAAGGGCGATCCGCGCGCTCCAAAGTTAAAGATCAACAGCTTTGGCTATCTATATTTGGCGAATACCCTTTCCGGCGCTGCTGTTTTGCGCGAAAATCAAGCGGTTCAAATTGCCTGCGGTGCGGCAACGCAGCTTATGACGCCCGCGCAGATTAAAGCAGCTTATCCCTTTTACAACATCGATGATATTGTTCTGGGTTCCATCAATCTTATCGATGAAGGCTATTGGGATGGTGTTGCGGTGTTTGATTGCTGGCGCAGATTGGCGCGCGATCGGGGCGTTGAATTTATTCAAAACGAAGTGGTCGGGATGAGCAAAAATGCAGCAGGCACCCGCGTAGAGAGCGTGATGTTGAAAACCGGTGAGGTGATATCATGCGGGCAAGTGTTGAACGCATCCGGGCCCCGCGCGATAGAAACCGCAAAAATGGCTGGGGCGCAGATTCCCGTGGAACCGCGCAAAAGATATAGTTGGATATTTTCAGCGCAAAAACCTTTGGATCAACCGCTGCCGCTGACTATCGATCCCTCTGGGGTTCATATGCGCGATAATGGCGGGGGAACCTATCTTTGCGGTGGGCGTTCATTTCATGATCAAGCGGTGGAATATGATGATTTTGACATGGATCATTCGCTTTGGGAGGCCCATATTTGGCCTATTTTAGCGGCGCGTATTCCCCAGTTTGATGCGATAAAAATTCAATCAGAATGGGCCGGGCATTACGCGTATAATTGCTTCGATCAGAATGCGATTATAGGGCCCCATACGGTTGTAGAAAATTTCTTTTTTATAAATGGGTTTTCTGGTCACGGGTTGCAGCAATCTCCGGCGATGGGGCGGGCAATCGCTGAAATTATGGTCCATGGCGCCTATCAAACGCTTGATTTGACTGCTTTCGGATTTGACCGATTTGCCGCGAACCGCCCAATTTTGGAAAAAGCTGTTATCTAATAAACCTGCGGTAAAGCGGGGTGCCAGGTTAGTTTACCAAACTTGCATTTTGTATTTTTGGGGAGGTTTGTTTCCTTGGCTTCTTTTGCTGTAATTGATTGTGAAACCGGTGTGCGCAGATTACTGTTTTATAAAATCCAAGCTGAATTGAAATAAAGGGCGAGTGAAATGAAAAAGCTAGTTTTAACGGGGGCAGCGGGGCGCCTTGGATCTTACCTGCGCGAGCCATTATCAAAAATGTGCGATGAGTTGGTTTCAACTGATTTGTTGGATGATATCGGCAATCTCTACCCTGGTGAAATCTATGCGCAAGGGGATTTGGCCAGCTTAGATGATATGATGCGTATTCTGCAGGGCGCCGATATGGTGATCCATATGGGTGCATTTGTCGATGAGGGGCCCTTTGAAAAACTATTGGGCCCAAACTTTATCGGGGCTTATAATATTTGGGAGGCAGCCTATCAAAACGGGCTAAAAAGAGTGGTTTATGCCAGCTCCATTCACGCGGTCGGAATGCACCCTATTACAGAAACTCTCGATGCCGATAGCCGGCATCGCCCCGATACGTTTTACGGCTTGGCAAAATGTTTCGCAGAAGATCTAGGCTCGATGTATTGGGATAAGCGGGGGCTTGAAAGCGTGCATATGCGTATTTTATCTTGTGCTCAGGTCACCAGCGCGCGCGCGCTTGGAACTTGGTTATCCTATGATGATCTGATCCAACTGACCAAGCGCTGTATCGATACACCTGTCACAGGTTTTGCCGTTGTGTATGGTGTTTCAAACAATGACCGCGCTGCCGTCGATAATAGCAAAGCGTCCTTTCTCGGCTTTCGTCCAAAAGATAATGCAGAGCAATTCGCCGAAAAGATATTGGCTGAAACCGATGTCTTGGACAGTCAAGATCCGGGTCATATGTGCCATGGTGGCCCTTTTGCTAAGGTTGATCTTGGCGAAAGTGGTCTGGCCACAATGACGATTATTGACGATAAGAAGGTCATTTAAGCGGCTGTCGGTCTTCCATTTTTTCTCTGTCCTCGATTGATAACTTAACGTAACTTTTAGGTCGCTTTGAGCCTGTGATCTGATTTGCCTTAAATAGTTTTGACAACAGCCCTGCCGTCAAATCGAGGTTGCACGAGGTTTTCAAACCATCATTTTCGACCCCGTTTTAACGGCGCCATCCCTGGTTTCTCTTTGGTTTTAGCCTCCCGCCACATCGTGTAAAGACCGGCGGCTACCACTAAGCCAGCGCCCGCCAATGCCAAATGCGTTGGCCAATCGCCATAGACCAAAAAGCCGAATAAGAGCGCCCATAAGAGGCCCGTATAGCGAAAGGGCGCGACAAAGGATAACTCGCCCACCCGAGCCGCTAAAACGCTGAAAAAATACGCTGCGCAAATGAGCAGAGAGCAAGCAACCAAATACCATGTCTGCATCCGCTCTACTGGCACCCATTCGATATAAAGCATTGAAATTGAGGCATAAATAAAAACGCTGAGCGCGGCAAAAAAGGTAATCATAAGGCTGGGAATATGTGCGCTCATGGAGCGGGTCACGAGCTCTCGCAAGGTAATAAACAAAACCGCGATCAACGCATAGTAGGAATAATTGCTAAACCCCTCAGCGCCAGGGCGTACAATCATAAGCATACCCAAAAACCCGATGCCGATGGCAATCATGCGCCGCCACCCCAACAATTCGTCTAAAAACAGTGCAGCACCAAGGGCAACCGTGAGGGGCAGCAATTGTAAAATAGCCGTGGCATTCGCAATCGGCATATTGATCAGGGCATTCAAGAAAAAATAAGTTGCGCAAACGTCTGCGGCGCAGCGCAAAGCGATTAAGCCCCAGTCTTTTCGGGCGTATCTTATCGTCCAAGCTCGATAAAATTGGCACAAGCCCGCAATCATCAACAGCGCCACAGCCCCGCGCAGCATTAAAATTTGTGACAGCGGTAACTGAGCCCCGAGCAGTTTGACAAACAGATCATTGGTGGTGAAAGCCGCCATGCTCAACACCATCAACATGGCACCTTTTATATTCTCTGTTTTTTTTTCGGGCATAGTGCATTCCTATGAAGCAAACCGCTGCTTCAAATCTGTAGGATCAGTTTGTGCAATAGGCGAGCTTAAACTGAACGCTTAGGGTTTTTTAAAATATGGCTGCAAATTAAATTTTTACTTTGATAGACTTATCAGAGCTGTGGGCGGATCCGGTATTTCTTTGTTCTGTTAAAGATGAAGCGCCAAAGATCATCAGCGCAGGCCCATCTTTCGCGAGCGGTGTTTGAGGTCAGATAAGGCTTGATCCTTCATCTGAAAGGCGCTCAGCGCGTGGGCAATGTGCTGCGGGATGGGAACGCCATGCGGGCAGGGCTTTTGTTGCACGTGCATTTCGATTAATTCGCATAGCGCCACGGTGTTTTGTGCGCAGATCATTTCAGCATAGAGATGAAACAATTTATCCGTTTGCGATATGAGATGGATGTTTACTGCAAGCGCATCCGCGTCTTTTACCTCTTTCAAAAAATATTTATGCTCTTCGACCAAATAGATCGTGCAGCCTGTTGCCTGGCGATACGCGCGGTCAAAGCCCACTTCATCTTGTAGTGCATCTACCCCATGGCTAAACACCAGGCCATAATATGCATCTTGCATATGCCCATTATAATCGATCCAATCTGAGTGAACCTTGGTATGATACGTAAAAGCCATCTGAAATCTCTACCTTTTCTGTATCTAGATCATCATTTTGGGCGCGTTTGAACCTATTTTATGATGGGATGGTGTTGCGTAAAAGTCAGGGGCAAGGCGGTTGGCGCGGCTCTGCGTTAAAAAGGCCGCGCCTGCGCATAAATATCGCAGATCAATATTTACAGGGCATGTGCTGGCATCTGATCGTTTTGGTCTGCGCGCTTGGGGCTGCTTGCCGTGCCGGGGCTGTGCGCTCAGGGCTTTGGGCTTGAAAGAATTGTAAAAATGGCTTTGGGTATAAGCAGAAGTTACGTGTAGTTGCTGCCGTTAATGAATGGCCAAACAAGGCGCGGTTTGAAAAATGGCATAGGGCGGTATATGCAGCAAGCTGATGATTATTTAAAAGAAGTTGAGGCGCTTGCCGATTTATTGAGCGGCCAGCCGGAGGATGTTTTCCAATTGGAAACCTTGTTTAAATCTTGGACGGTCAATGACGTGATCGGTCATCTTCATATGTTTGATCTCGCCGCGCTCGCCGCATTGGAAAGTGACGCGGCCTTTGACGCTTTTTTTGCCCCAATTCAAACGAATTTGAACCAAGGTTTAACGTTGTTGCAGTGCCAATATCCGTTTCTAGGATCTTTGAGCGGCATCGGATTATTTCAAAAATGGCACGCCACGGCGCAGGTGGTCAGCGCGGCCTATCGCTCAGCGAACCCCAAGCAGAGGGTGAAATGGGCTGGGCCAGAAATGAGCGCACTATCCTGCATAACGGCCCGGCAAATG
The sequence above is drawn from the Rhodobacteraceae bacterium IMCC1335 genome and encodes:
- a CDS encoding FAD-dependent oxidoreductase, producing MNTLHPPQNVTYDIVIVGGAIMGASAAWFLSDDADFTGSVLVVEKDTSYEFSSTMKSNSCIRQQFSSPLNVRISQFGADFIQNLPSYMKGDPRAPKLKINSFGYLYLANTLSGAAVLRENQAVQIACGAATQLMTPAQIKAAYPFYNIDDIVLGSINLIDEGYWDGVAVFDCWRRLARDRGVEFIQNEVVGMSKNAAGTRVESVMLKTGEVISCGQVLNASGPRAIETAKMAGAQIPVEPRKRYSWIFSAQKPLDQPLPLTIDPSGVHMRDNGGGTYLCGGRSFHDQAVEYDDFDMDHSLWEAHIWPILAARIPQFDAIKIQSEWAGHYAYNCFDQNAIIGPHTVVENFFFINGFSGHGLQQSPAMGRAIAEIMVHGAYQTLDLTAFGFDRFAANRPILEKAVI
- a CDS encoding NAD-dependent epimerase/dehydratase family protein; the encoded protein is MKKLVLTGAAGRLGSYLREPLSKMCDELVSTDLLDDIGNLYPGEIYAQGDLASLDDMMRILQGADMVIHMGAFVDEGPFEKLLGPNFIGAYNIWEAAYQNGLKRVVYASSIHAVGMHPITETLDADSRHRPDTFYGLAKCFAEDLGSMYWDKRGLESVHMRILSCAQVTSARALGTWLSYDDLIQLTKRCIDTPVTGFAVVYGVSNNDRAAVDNSKASFLGFRPKDNAEQFAEKILAETDVLDSQDPGHMCHGGPFAKVDLGESGLATMTIIDDKKVI
- a CDS encoding EamA family transporter; translation: MPEKKTENIKGAMLMVLSMAAFTTNDLFVKLLGAQLPLSQILMLRGAVALLMIAGLCQFYRAWTIRYARKDWGLIALRCAADVCATYFFLNALINMPIANATAILQLLPLTVALGAALFLDELLGWRRMIAIGIGFLGMLMIVRPGAEGFSNYSYYALIAVLFITLRELVTRSMSAHIPSLMITFFAALSVFIYASISMLYIEWVPVERMQTWYLVACSLLICAAYFFSVLAARVGELSFVAPFRYTGLLWALLFGFLVYGDWPTHLALAGAGLVVAAGLYTMWREAKTKEKPGMAPLKRGRK
- a CDS encoding thioesterase, which gives rise to MAFTYHTKVHSDWIDYNGHMQDAYYGLVFSHGVDALQDEVGFDRAYRQATGCTIYLVEEHKYFLKEVKDADALAVNIHLISQTDKLFHLYAEMICAQNTVALCELIEMHVQQKPCPHGVPIPQHIAHALSAFQMKDQALSDLKHRSRKMGLR
- a CDS encoding TIGR03084 family protein, translated to MQQADDYLKEVEALADLLSGQPEDVFQLETLFKSWTVNDVIGHLHMFDLAALAALESDAAFDAFFAPIQTNLNQGLTLLQCQYPFLGSLSGIGLFQKWHATAQVVSAAYRSANPKQRVKWAGPEMSALSCITARQMETWAHGQAVFDVLGRPRQAHDRIRNICHLGAVTFAWTFQNRGLPVPDEAPYVCLTAPSGTVWTWNSPSKTQYVKGKAVDFAQVVTQVRNIEDTDLQLVGANAISWMELAQCFAGKPETPPAKNTRFTRRL